Proteins encoded within one genomic window of Halorussus salilacus:
- a CDS encoding winged helix-turn-helix transcriptional regulator encodes MATSDQQTVKEHNEGACSVVDSLEQIGSQWRLIVLHDLQEGEKRFNELKRSTGASSRTLSRVLDDLQEMEFVTRRLEEDAPVATYYSLTEKGASLCPVFDEIAEWADEWL; translated from the coding sequence ATGGCGACGAGCGACCAGCAGACGGTGAAAGAACACAACGAGGGGGCGTGCTCGGTGGTCGATTCCCTCGAACAGATCGGCTCCCAGTGGCGGCTCATCGTACTCCACGACCTTCAAGAGGGTGAAAAGCGGTTCAACGAACTCAAGCGCTCGACCGGCGCGAGTTCCCGGACCCTCTCGCGCGTACTCGACGACCTCCAGGAGATGGAGTTCGTGACCCGGCGACTGGAGGAGGACGCGCCGGTCGCGACCTACTACAGCCTCACGGAGAAGGGCGCGTCGCTGTGTCCCGTCTTCGACGAGATAGCTGAGTGGGCCGACGAGTGGCTCTGA
- a CDS encoding alpha/beta hydrolase, whose amino-acid sequence MAGPHQDQPLATAGTDPADADAGAVMVHGRGASARGILGMAGEFGVEGVAYVAPQARRGTWYPNSFTAPMDSNEPGLSSGLRAVADAVETLNDAGIPTDRVLLLGFSQGACLASEFVARNARRYGGLAAYSGGVIGPEGTPRDYEGSLDGTPVFLGCSDRDPHIPLERVHETAAVFEELGGNVTERIYEGMGHTVNEDEIEFVADMLADLVD is encoded by the coding sequence ATGGCCGGACCCCACCAGGACCAACCGCTCGCGACGGCCGGTACCGACCCGGCCGACGCCGACGCCGGGGCCGTGATGGTCCACGGTCGCGGCGCGAGCGCGCGGGGAATCCTCGGGATGGCCGGGGAGTTCGGCGTCGAGGGCGTCGCCTACGTCGCCCCGCAGGCCCGCAGGGGGACGTGGTACCCCAACTCGTTCACGGCCCCGATGGACTCGAACGAACCCGGACTGTCGTCGGGCCTGCGGGCGGTCGCCGACGCGGTCGAGACGCTGAACGACGCGGGAATCCCGACCGACCGGGTCCTCCTGCTCGGGTTCTCGCAGGGGGCCTGCCTCGCCAGCGAGTTCGTCGCGCGCAACGCCCGGCGGTACGGCGGTCTCGCGGCGTACAGCGGCGGCGTCATCGGCCCCGAGGGGACGCCCCGCGACTACGAGGGGTCGCTGGACGGGACGCCGGTCTTCCTTGGGTGTAGCGACCGCGACCCTCACATCCCCCTCGAACGAGTCCACGAGACCGCCGCGGTGTTCGAGGAACTGGGCGGCAACGTGACCGAGCGCATCTACGAGGGGATGGGCCACACCGTCAACGAAGACGAGATCGAGTTCGTGGCCGACATGCTCGCCGACCTCGTCGACTGA
- a CDS encoding sodium-dependent transporter, with protein MAQRETWTSRIGFIFAAVGSAVGLGNIWSFPFQTASNGGAAFLVVYLAAVFLIGFPTMMIEFVIGRRGERNPVEAFKQIGHGQWSFTGGFGLFCSLVTLAFYSVVGGWVLSYILGSATGAYFGDPTTFFGSVAEGPTAIGTHAVFMALTIGIVALGVTDGIERATKFMIPAIIALLVGLGVWAATLDGASAGYSYYLSPDFGVIVENFWSIVPPAMGQAFFTLSLGFSVMIAYASYLGRDDSLPADGGAIVVVNTLIALLAGFVVFPLLSSTIGLAEAGSGGAGTAFIAIASGFGSLPAGEILGISFFVVLLFAALSSSISLLEVPVSYVSENYGYGRSTTAVVLGLGIFLVGVPATFGTTWLDFYNDLVFELLLPVAVLMLAIFAGWIADTDLVDELGRGSSLGSSFATGWLWWVRVVIPIVLLMTLYLGIQSLSEGLSSGAYF; from the coding sequence ATGGCACAACGTGAGACGTGGACGAGCAGAATCGGATTCATCTTCGCCGCCGTCGGGAGCGCGGTCGGCCTCGGGAACATCTGGTCGTTTCCGTTCCAGACGGCGTCGAACGGCGGTGCGGCGTTCCTCGTCGTCTACCTGGCGGCCGTGTTCCTCATCGGCTTCCCGACCATGATGATCGAGTTCGTCATCGGTCGGCGCGGCGAGCGCAACCCCGTGGAGGCGTTCAAGCAGATCGGACACGGCCAGTGGTCGTTCACCGGCGGATTCGGGCTGTTCTGTTCGCTGGTGACGTTGGCGTTCTACAGCGTCGTCGGCGGCTGGGTCCTCAGCTATATCCTCGGGAGCGCCACCGGCGCGTACTTCGGCGACCCGACGACGTTCTTCGGCTCGGTGGCCGAAGGCCCGACCGCCATCGGCACCCACGCCGTCTTCATGGCGCTGACCATCGGTATCGTCGCGCTCGGCGTCACAGACGGTATCGAGCGGGCGACCAAGTTCATGATTCCCGCCATCATCGCCCTCCTCGTCGGACTCGGCGTCTGGGCGGCGACGCTCGACGGGGCGAGCGCGGGCTACAGCTACTACCTCTCGCCCGACTTCGGCGTCATCGTCGAGAACTTCTGGTCCATCGTGCCGCCAGCGATGGGGCAGGCGTTCTTCACCCTCTCGCTCGGGTTCAGCGTCATGATCGCGTACGCGTCGTATCTCGGGCGCGACGACAGCCTCCCCGCAGACGGCGGGGCCATCGTCGTCGTCAACACCCTCATCGCGTTGCTGGCTGGCTTCGTCGTCTTCCCGCTCCTGTCCTCGACCATCGGGCTGGCGGAAGCGGGGAGCGGCGGTGCGGGCACGGCGTTCATCGCCATCGCGAGCGGGTTCGGTAGCCTCCCCGCGGGCGAGATCCTCGGGATCAGCTTCTTCGTGGTCCTGCTGTTCGCCGCGCTCTCCAGTTCCATCAGCCTCCTCGAAGTCCCGGTGTCGTACGTCAGCGAGAACTACGGCTACGGGCGCTCGACGACCGCCGTGGTGCTGGGTCTGGGCATCTTCCTCGTCGGGGTGCCCGCGACCTTCGGCACGACGTGGCTCGACTTCTACAACGACCTCGTGTTCGAACTCCTGCTTCCGGTCGCGGTGCTGATGCTCGCGATCTTCGCGGGATGGATCGCCGACACCGACCTCGTCGACGAACTCGGCCGCGGCTCGTCGCTGGGCTCGTCGTTCGCCACCGGCTGGCTGTGGTGGGTTCGGGTCGTCATCCCCATCGTGCTCCTGATGACCCTCTACCTCGGCATCCAGTCGCTCTCGGAGGGTCTCAGCTCGGGAGCGTACTTCTAG
- a CDS encoding carboxylate--amine ligase, which produces MSGDTNPASAARGVVVPIIDAASSVACLRSLGRRGVPTVAISEDPAMPGLGSKYCTERVTTPDPAVDLDAYAEALLSLADRDDVRTVVPVREEDVYVLARHREAFAERVGTPWPDLDTLRSVQDRVELFDAARTAGVAAPETATVDEWTDWDREVIVKPRYTVHAEEYLDVAESHGQSHSTTFVAPGETPDRDELVAEMGHVPLVQEYVPDSDEYGFFALYDEGEAVATFQHRQRRGYKYSGGPSAYRESVDIPELDAAGRALLDELDWHGLAMVEFLRNPETGQFELMEVNPRFWTSLPFTVRAGVDFPYYYWRQAAGHTLDAEPEYAVGIAGHLLRGELLYLHSILFEDYPLVERPSFLRGLADVVTSTARHPRFDYLDADDPKPFVRDLRNVVVGASKEWRMEWPAWKLVGE; this is translated from the coding sequence ATGAGTGGGGATACAAATCCAGCGTCGGCCGCGAGGGGGGTCGTCGTCCCGATAATCGACGCGGCGAGTAGCGTCGCCTGCCTCCGGTCGCTCGGGCGACGCGGTGTTCCGACCGTCGCGATCTCCGAGGACCCGGCGATGCCGGGCCTCGGTTCGAAGTACTGCACCGAGCGGGTCACGACGCCCGACCCGGCCGTCGATCTGGACGCCTACGCCGAAGCGTTGCTCTCGCTGGCCGACCGCGACGACGTTCGGACCGTCGTCCCGGTCCGCGAGGAGGACGTGTACGTGCTGGCCAGACACCGCGAGGCGTTCGCCGAGCGCGTGGGAACGCCGTGGCCCGACCTCGACACCCTGCGTTCGGTCCAGGACCGCGTCGAACTCTTCGACGCCGCCCGGACTGCGGGCGTGGCCGCGCCCGAGACCGCGACCGTCGACGAGTGGACCGACTGGGACCGCGAGGTCATCGTCAAGCCCCGGTACACGGTCCACGCCGAGGAGTACCTCGACGTGGCCGAGAGCCACGGCCAGTCGCACTCGACCACCTTCGTCGCGCCCGGCGAGACGCCCGACCGCGACGAACTGGTCGCCGAGATGGGCCACGTCCCACTCGTTCAGGAGTACGTCCCGGACTCCGACGAGTACGGCTTCTTCGCGCTCTACGACGAGGGCGAGGCGGTCGCGACCTTCCAGCACCGCCAGCGCCGGGGCTACAAGTACTCGGGGGGACCGAGCGCGTACCGCGAGTCGGTCGACATCCCCGAACTCGACGCGGCGGGACGGGCGCTACTCGACGAACTCGACTGGCACGGCCTCGCGATGGTCGAGTTCCTCCGGAATCCCGAGACCGGCCAGTTCGAACTCATGGAGGTCAATCCCCGGTTCTGGACTTCGTTGCCGTTCACCGTCCGGGCGGGCGTCGATTTCCCCTACTACTACTGGCGACAGGCGGCCGGACACACTCTGGACGCCGAACCGGAGTACGCGGTCGGCATCGCGGGACACCTCCTCCGGGGCGAACTCCTCTACCTCCACAGCATCCTGTTCGAGGACTATCCGCTGGTCGAACGACCCTCGTTTCTCCGGGGACTGGCCGACGTGGTGACGTCCACCGCGCGCCACCCGCGGTTCGACTATCTGGACGCCGACGACCCGAAGCCGTTCGTCAGGGACCTCCGGAACGTGGTCGTCGGGGCGTCGAAGGAGTGGCGGATGGAGTGGCCCGCGTGGAAACTGGTGGGGGAGTGA
- a CDS encoding S1C family serine protease, translating to MSDSTPSRRRFLELGGAALAASLAGCSASAPGQDATTTESDTGTTTATDPESGSDSVYTEVYRNAVDSVVMVRADQGQGTGFAFDDSHVVTNAHVVGDAESVNVRFAQGEWSEGEVVGTDAHSDLAAVEVGTTPSSASALPFAEADPAIGQEVVAIGNPYDLNGSLTTGVVSGTDRSIPAPTGYRIPDAVQTDAAVNPGNSGGPLMSVDGRVVAVINSGGGDNIGFGISSALTRRVVPRLIETGEYEHSFVGVSFTNVTPTIAEANDLDEPRGLIVTRVVEGGPSEGVLRAGETETVDGRRVPVGGDVLLAIGDAELETSEDLGSYLALRTRPGETVELTVLRDASERTVELELGSRPENPGA from the coding sequence ATGTCCGATTCGACGCCCAGTCGTCGGCGGTTTCTCGAACTCGGGGGAGCCGCGCTCGCCGCCAGCCTCGCGGGGTGTAGCGCGTCTGCTCCCGGACAGGACGCGACCACCACCGAGTCCGACACCGGGACGACGACCGCGACAGACCCCGAATCCGGGTCCGACAGCGTGTACACCGAGGTGTACAGGAACGCGGTCGACTCGGTCGTGATGGTCCGAGCCGACCAGGGGCAGGGAACCGGGTTCGCGTTCGACGACTCGCACGTCGTCACCAACGCCCACGTCGTCGGCGACGCCGAGTCGGTGAACGTCCGGTTCGCGCAGGGCGAGTGGAGCGAGGGCGAGGTCGTCGGCACCGACGCCCACAGCGACCTCGCGGCGGTCGAGGTCGGAACGACGCCGTCGTCTGCAAGCGCGCTCCCGTTCGCCGAGGCCGACCCGGCCATCGGTCAGGAGGTCGTCGCCATCGGCAACCCCTACGACCTGAACGGCTCGCTCACGACCGGGGTCGTGAGCGGCACCGACCGGTCGATTCCGGCCCCGACGGGCTACCGAATCCCCGACGCGGTCCAGACCGACGCCGCGGTCAACCCCGGCAACAGCGGCGGCCCGCTGATGTCGGTCGACGGCCGGGTCGTCGCGGTCATCAACTCCGGCGGCGGCGACAACATCGGGTTCGGCATCTCGTCGGCGCTCACCCGGCGGGTCGTCCCACGGCTCATCGAGACGGGCGAGTACGAACACTCCTTCGTGGGCGTCTCCTTCACCAACGTCACGCCGACCATCGCGGAGGCAAACGACCTCGACGAGCCGCGGGGACTCATCGTGACCCGCGTCGTGGAGGGCGGCCCCAGCGAGGGAGTGCTCCGGGCGGGCGAGACCGAGACGGTCGACGGAAGGCGCGTCCCCGTCGGCGGCGACGTGTTGCTCGCCATCGGCGACGCGGAACTCGAAACGTCGGAGGACCTCGGGAGCTACCTCGCGCTCCGGACGCGACCGGGCGAGACGGTCGAACTCACCGTCCTCCGGGACGCGAGCGAGCGGACCGTGGAACTCGAACTCGGCTCGCGGCCCGAGAATCCGGGCGCGTGA
- a CDS encoding acyl-CoA carboxylase subunit beta — protein sequence MEDKLDELREKREEALKGGGEDRIESQHEKGKMTARERIDYFLDDGTFNEFDQLRTHQSHNFGMEEKQVYGDGVVTGYGEVNGRKTFVFAHDFTVFGGSLGEVFAEKVCKVMDKAMEVGAPVVGLNDSAGARIQEGVASLAGYAEIFRRNTEASGVIPQISAIMGPCAGGAVYSPAITDFIFMVEDTSHMFITGPDVIETVTGEQVTFEELGGAKTHESTSGVAHFSEADEKEALDDIRRLLSYVPQNNVEDPPRVEPWDDPDRRDEELTNVVPDQPKKPYDMTRVIDGVVDEDSFFEVQEGYAKNIVVGFARLDGRSVGVVANQPRVNAGTLDIESSEKAARFVRFCDSFNVPILTFVDVPGFMPGTDQEHGGIIRHGAKLLYAYSEATVPLLTVITRKAYGGAYDVMASKHIGADVNYAWPTAEIAVMGPKGAVNILYDDELDEAEDTEARREELIEEYREEFANPYTAADRGFVDDVLEPQDTRPRLIDDLEMLASKRDEQPDKKHGNIPL from the coding sequence ATGGAGGACAAGCTAGACGAACTCCGCGAGAAGCGCGAGGAGGCGCTGAAGGGCGGCGGCGAGGACCGTATCGAGTCTCAGCACGAGAAGGGCAAGATGACCGCGCGCGAGCGCATCGACTACTTCCTCGACGACGGCACCTTCAACGAGTTCGACCAGCTCCGGACCCACCAGAGCCACAACTTCGGGATGGAGGAAAAGCAGGTGTACGGCGACGGCGTGGTGACGGGCTACGGGGAGGTCAACGGCCGGAAGACGTTCGTGTTCGCCCACGACTTCACCGTCTTCGGCGGGTCGCTCGGCGAGGTGTTCGCCGAGAAGGTCTGCAAGGTGATGGACAAGGCGATGGAGGTCGGCGCGCCCGTCGTCGGTCTCAACGACTCGGCGGGGGCGCGCATCCAGGAGGGCGTCGCCTCGCTCGCGGGCTACGCCGAAATCTTCCGGCGCAACACCGAGGCGTCGGGCGTCATCCCCCAGATATCGGCCATCATGGGACCCTGCGCTGGCGGCGCGGTCTACTCCCCGGCCATCACCGACTTCATCTTCATGGTCGAGGACACCAGCCACATGTTCATCACCGGCCCGGACGTCATCGAGACGGTCACGGGCGAGCAGGTGACCTTCGAGGAACTGGGCGGCGCGAAGACCCACGAGTCGACCTCCGGGGTCGCGCACTTCTCGGAGGCCGACGAGAAGGAGGCCCTCGACGACATCCGCCGCCTGCTATCCTACGTCCCCCAGAACAACGTCGAGGACCCCCCGCGGGTCGAACCGTGGGACGACCCCGACCGGCGCGACGAGGAGCTGACGAACGTGGTGCCTGACCAGCCCAAGAAGCCCTACGACATGACCCGGGTCATCGACGGGGTGGTCGACGAGGACTCGTTCTTCGAGGTTCAGGAGGGCTACGCCAAGAACATCGTCGTCGGGTTCGCGCGACTCGACGGCCGGTCGGTCGGCGTGGTGGCGAACCAGCCCCGGGTGAACGCGGGCACCCTCGACATCGAGTCCAGCGAGAAGGCCGCGCGGTTCGTCCGGTTCTGCGACTCCTTCAACGTCCCCATCCTGACGTTCGTGGACGTGCCCGGCTTCATGCCCGGCACCGACCAGGAGCACGGCGGCATCATCCGCCACGGCGCGAAGCTCCTGTACGCCTACTCGGAGGCCACGGTCCCCCTGCTCACGGTCATCACCCGCAAGGCCTACGGCGGCGCGTACGACGTGATGGCGAGCAAGCACATCGGTGCCGACGTCAACTACGCGTGGCCCACCGCGGAAATCGCGGTGATGGGCCCGAAGGGCGCGGTCAACATCCTCTACGACGACGAACTCGACGAGGCCGAGGACACCGAGGCCCGCCGCGAGGAGCTCATCGAGGAGTACCGCGAGGAGTTCGCCAACCCCTACACCGCGGCCGACCGCGGGTTCGTCGACGACGTGCTCGAACCCCAGGACACCCGCCCGCGACTCATCGACGACCTCGAGATGCTCGCGAGCAAGCGCGACGAGCAGCCCGACAAGAAGCACGGCAACATCCCGCTGTGA
- a CDS encoding SDR family NAD(P)-dependent oxidoreductase, with protein MNVSFDFDGSVALVTGASGALGSAVCEAFADAGATVAAADVVEPDDEDALLDAGEGIQFYQGDFTDEESVERVVSEVVEDHGGLDYLANVAGTWRGGTPIEETDADTFDFLFDVNLKTTFLASKHALPHLREGGEGDDRGGAIVSVSARSSLEGGEGDGLYRASKAGVRLLTETLAEENSGEVRANAVMPSVIDTPANREMMPDADHETWVAPADIATTVLALCSDATSVTSGAAVPVYGEA; from the coding sequence ATGAACGTCAGTTTCGACTTCGACGGGAGCGTGGCGCTCGTGACCGGCGCAAGCGGCGCACTCGGAAGTGCGGTCTGCGAGGCGTTCGCCGACGCGGGCGCGACCGTTGCCGCGGCCGACGTGGTCGAACCCGACGACGAGGACGCACTGCTCGACGCGGGCGAGGGGATTCAGTTCTACCAAGGCGACTTCACCGACGAGGAGTCGGTCGAGCGCGTCGTCTCCGAGGTCGTCGAGGACCACGGCGGCCTCGACTACCTCGCCAACGTCGCGGGGACGTGGCGGGGAGGAACGCCCATCGAGGAGACCGACGCCGACACCTTCGACTTCCTGTTCGACGTGAACCTCAAGACGACGTTCCTCGCGAGCAAGCACGCCCTGCCCCACCTCCGGGAGGGCGGTGAAGGGGACGACCGCGGGGGCGCTATCGTCTCGGTCTCTGCCCGGTCGTCGCTCGAAGGCGGCGAGGGCGACGGTCTCTACCGGGCGTCGAAGGCGGGGGTGCGCCTGCTGACCGAGACGCTCGCCGAGGAGAACTCCGGCGAGGTCCGGGCAAACGCGGTGATGCCCAGCGTCATCGACACGCCCGCGAACCGCGAGATGATGCCCGACGCCGACCACGAGACGTGGGTCGCCCCCGCCGACATCGCGACGACCGTCCTCGCGCTCTGCTCGGACGCGACTTCGGTCACCAGCGGCGCGGCAGTCCCCGTCTACGGCGAGGCGTGA
- a CDS encoding MBL fold metallo-hydrolase — protein MFTRLSIPTPFQIGPVNAYLSGATLVDPGPGSEEAWAALLDGLEARGLGPADVEQVLVTHPHPDHFGLARRLREEGARVVASPTTAAIIADFEARLDHEQSFFVDFFERHGMARSTAETVTDLPESFLSVAPSVETDAELDDGETVEVDGLDLTAESVAGHAPGETIFTFETDGGERALVGDQVLADITPNPLLQPPAEGEGGEERPRVLPAFNRSLERLRAREFDRLLPGHREEIEDPSARIAEILAAHDERTENVKTLVDGPTTAFEVMEGLFDDLPATEYFSAMSEAVGHLDVLEARGEVEPRERGGLVVYEEVTA, from the coding sequence ATGTTCACGCGGCTCTCGATACCGACGCCGTTCCAGATCGGCCCGGTCAACGCCTACCTCTCCGGGGCGACGCTGGTCGACCCCGGACCGGGAAGCGAGGAGGCGTGGGCCGCCCTGCTCGATGGCCTCGAAGCCCGCGGGCTGGGACCGGCCGACGTCGAGCAGGTGCTGGTGACCCACCCCCACCCCGACCACTTCGGACTCGCGCGCCGTCTGCGCGAAGAGGGCGCGCGGGTGGTCGCCAGCCCGACGACCGCCGCGATAATCGCCGACTTCGAGGCCCGACTCGACCACGAGCAGTCGTTCTTCGTCGACTTCTTCGAGCGCCACGGGATGGCCCGCTCGACCGCCGAGACGGTCACGGACCTCCCCGAGTCGTTCCTCTCGGTCGCGCCGAGCGTCGAGACCGACGCGGAACTCGACGACGGCGAGACCGTCGAGGTGGACGGCCTCGACCTCACAGCGGAGTCCGTCGCTGGCCACGCCCCCGGCGAGACCATCTTCACCTTCGAGACCGACGGCGGCGAGCGCGCCCTCGTCGGCGATCAGGTGCTGGCCGACATCACGCCCAACCCCCTGCTCCAGCCGCCCGCAGAGGGCGAGGGCGGCGAGGAGCGACCGCGGGTCCTCCCGGCGTTCAATCGCTCGCTCGAACGCCTCCGAGCCCGGGAGTTCGACCGCCTCCTGCCGGGCCACCGCGAGGAGATAGAGGACCCGAGCGCGCGCATCGCCGAGATTCTGGCGGCCCACGACGAGCGCACCGAGAACGTGAAGACGCTGGTCGACGGTCCCACGACCGCGTTCGAGGTGATGGAGGGGCTGTTCGACGACCTGCCAGCCACCGAGTACTTCTCGGCGATGAGCGAGGCGGTCGGCCACCTCGACGTGCTCGAAGCCCGCGGCGAGGTCGAACCCCGCGAGCGCGGCGGTCTCGTCGTCTACGAGGAGGTGACGGCGTGA
- a CDS encoding DUF7553 family protein gives MNKHFRDAWYYARRAGEHLSRGLREELDPVERRVRAATGRERKESTRAEKWRAQLKAREHEVERRARRALRQARDRV, from the coding sequence ATGAACAAGCACTTCCGAGACGCGTGGTACTACGCACGGCGCGCCGGTGAGCACCTCTCGCGCGGTCTCCGCGAGGAACTCGACCCAGTCGAACGCCGCGTCCGGGCCGCGACTGGCCGCGAGAGGAAGGAATCGACCCGCGCCGAGAAGTGGCGCGCGCAACTGAAGGCCCGCGAACACGAGGTCGAGCGACGCGCCCGACGCGCGCTACGGCAGGCCCGCGACCGGGTGTGA
- a CDS encoding sodium-dependent transporter, giving the protein MTRESWHTRLGFILAAVGSAVGLGNIWRFPWMTADNGGSAFLVVYLAIILLVGVPGLLAEFVIGRRSQRNPAGALYRLSSGSKSWGAVGLFGVVTGVVLLSFYSVVGGWILRYFLASATGSYFGEPGAYFDAIAFGPEAVGFHVGFLALTALIVVGGVRDGIEKATKVMMPAIVVLLVALAGWAISQPGAGAGLSFYLDFDAGYLQENFFAVLGSAAGQALFTLSLGVGTMITYASYLGDDHNLAFDGSAIAVLNTGVGVLAGLVVFPLLFATFGELTGPAAGGGEGALFVGLAGAFSQVPFGRALAMAFFGVVVLAALSSSISMLEIPVAYLVDEHDVERRTATLALAGVVLFTGGANALNPGLFGFVAGTLVDLMLTAGLAGFLVFVGWVLGKDAVEEFSTGASPGVRALGPAWLWSVRTILPLFLLGTLAVNLLALAGIGL; this is encoded by the coding sequence ATGACACGCGAATCGTGGCACACGCGCCTCGGCTTCATCCTCGCGGCGGTCGGGAGCGCGGTCGGACTTGGCAACATCTGGCGCTTCCCGTGGATGACCGCCGACAACGGCGGGAGCGCGTTTCTGGTCGTCTACCTCGCCATCATCCTGCTTGTCGGGGTGCCGGGACTGCTCGCGGAGTTCGTCATCGGGCGGCGCTCCCAGCGGAACCCCGCGGGCGCGCTCTACCGGCTCTCCTCGGGGTCGAAATCGTGGGGGGCGGTCGGGCTGTTCGGCGTCGTGACCGGCGTCGTCCTGCTCTCGTTCTACAGCGTCGTCGGCGGCTGGATTCTCCGGTACTTCCTCGCGAGCGCCACCGGGTCGTACTTCGGCGAACCCGGCGCGTACTTCGACGCCATCGCGTTCGGTCCGGAGGCGGTCGGGTTCCACGTCGGCTTCCTCGCGCTGACCGCGCTCATCGTGGTCGGCGGGGTCCGGGACGGCATCGAGAAGGCGACCAAGGTGATGATGCCCGCCATCGTCGTCCTGCTGGTCGCGCTGGCGGGGTGGGCCATCTCCCAACCCGGCGCGGGCGCGGGCCTGTCGTTCTACCTCGACTTCGACGCTGGCTACCTGCAGGAGAACTTCTTTGCCGTGCTGGGGTCGGCGGCCGGGCAGGCGCTTTTCACCCTCTCGCTGGGCGTCGGCACGATGATCACCTACGCGTCGTATCTGGGCGACGACCACAACCTCGCGTTCGACGGGAGCGCCATCGCGGTGCTGAACACCGGCGTGGGCGTCCTCGCGGGCCTCGTCGTCTTTCCCCTACTGTTCGCGACGTTCGGCGAACTGACCGGCCCGGCCGCTGGCGGCGGGGAGGGCGCGCTGTTCGTGGGACTCGCTGGCGCGTTCTCGCAGGTCCCGTTCGGACGCGCGCTCGCGATGGCGTTCTTCGGCGTCGTCGTGCTCGCGGCCCTCTCGTCGTCCATCAGCATGCTCGAGATTCCGGTCGCGTACCTCGTGGACGAACACGACGTCGAGCGCCGGACCGCCACGCTCGCGCTCGCGGGCGTGGTCCTGTTCACCGGAGGTGCGAACGCGCTGAATCCCGGACTGTTCGGGTTCGTCGCGGGCACGCTGGTCGACCTGATGCTGACCGCCGGACTCGCTGGCTTCCTCGTGTTCGTCGGGTGGGTTCTCGGGAAGGACGCCGTCGAGGAGTTCTCGACCGGCGCGAGCCCCGGCGTTCGGGCGCTCGGTCCCGCGTGGCTCTGGAGCGTCCGGACCATCCTCCCGCTGTTCCTGCTCGGGACGCTCGCGGTGAATCTGCTCGCGCTGGCCGGTATCGGACTCTGA